One stretch of Roseimicrobium sp. ORNL1 DNA includes these proteins:
- a CDS encoding sialate O-acetylesterase produces the protein MKRRSIFLATLLAACATTGARANVKLNSLFSDHAVLQSGVPVPVWGKADPGEEVSITIAGQSATAKADESGKWKVTLEKLAATKEPQTLVAKGKNMITVKDILVGETWLCSGQSNMGMRVSSALNFEEEKKNANLPQVRMYIESSPGAASPQEEGKGAWHVCSPDTVGSFSATAYFFGRELHQKLGTPVGLINSSVGGTRIEAWISAEEQQKEPALKDFITQNDATRAAFDAAAEKAKFEQQVTLFKEGVERAKAEGKPLPTRTPRDPVASHERATVLGNLFNGKIAPLVPYAIRGIIWYQGESNASPQLTRFYETQLPLLIKDWRTRWNQPELPFGFVQLPNIQRSPSWVDVREAQDKTLKTVPHTGMAVTIDVGEVRDVHPRNKQAVGKRLAAWALGDVYKVKDVVSSGPRLASRDVKDGKVTLTFTGTDGGLKAKSGSLEGFQIAGSDRKWHTADAALVKDTVVLSHPEIAQPVAARYAWTDNPIASLYNGAGLPAAPFRTDDWKQELSLPAIFSDHMVLQSDTIIPVWGWAVPYEDVTVTFNSVSKTIKADVSGKWLIRLGKFKTSAKPSEMVVKTAAKTSTIKDVLVGEVWLASGQSNMAYMFSRGQYPEEERQAAALPELRMFTVKQNAQRALQADCEGSWVIASPETVGTFSAVAYFFGRDLHLALKQPVGMINSSWGGTDIAAWTSEDAQAKVPALKAKLNQWATDELAYDADAVHAKWLMADEAWKVKVKDAKLTAVKPPARPKLNKQPARDQNHPANLYNGMIAPLLPYALRGAIWYQGEHNCSGLEKATLYKTQLPLLVSDWRARFGNPDMPFAWVQLPNFQHVGYRPLVREAMLESLKVKNTGMAITVDIGEANDNHPRNKQGVGQRLSYWALGTVYKKDVPATSGPLYKGSETLNSKVVISFDHTNGGLVAKDGPLKSFLIAGKDKVWKPATAVIEGDRIAVSSPDTPNPVAVRYAWESSPVCNLYNGAGLPASPFRTDTWPLEDIFAPKPAAAVDLSKDTARQVVIAQGTPEEYQGHPTTVLLPDGKTMYCVWTYKHGGTCGPLKRSDDGGKTWSQLLPVPESWKTVKNCPSIYRLTDPQGKVRLFVFAGQGPDGAMHQSVSEDEGKTWSPMTSNKLTCVMPFCTIVPIEGGKKLLGLTNIRRPGETKDKKSNILTQSISEDGGFTWSPWKIILDMGDLKPCEPQLVRSPNGKQLLCLIRENEQRVALYMTSDNEGQTWSQAKPLPAGLHGDRHMAHYAEDGRLVVCFRDTGLKSPTKTHFVAWVGKYEDIIAGRDGQYRLKLLHSYKGGDCGYPGLELLPDGTFVATTYIKYREGPEQNSVVSARFNLQETDKLAKERR, from the coding sequence ATGAAACGACGTTCCATCTTCCTCGCTACCTTGCTCGCTGCGTGCGCCACCACGGGCGCTCGGGCAAATGTGAAGCTGAACTCCCTGTTCTCCGATCACGCCGTCCTGCAATCAGGAGTGCCCGTCCCAGTGTGGGGCAAAGCAGACCCCGGGGAAGAGGTCTCCATCACCATCGCAGGCCAATCCGCTACTGCGAAGGCTGATGAGTCAGGCAAGTGGAAGGTCACTCTCGAAAAACTGGCGGCCACCAAGGAGCCGCAAACACTCGTCGCCAAAGGCAAGAACATGATCACCGTGAAGGACATTCTGGTCGGTGAAACCTGGCTCTGCTCCGGCCAGTCCAACATGGGCATGCGAGTCAGCAGCGCGTTGAACTTCGAGGAGGAAAAGAAGAACGCGAACCTGCCCCAGGTACGCATGTACATTGAGTCATCTCCCGGCGCAGCGTCACCGCAGGAGGAAGGCAAAGGTGCGTGGCATGTGTGCTCACCCGATACAGTTGGCAGTTTCTCTGCCACGGCCTATTTCTTCGGTCGGGAACTGCATCAGAAGCTCGGCACTCCGGTAGGACTTATCAACTCCTCCGTAGGCGGCACACGCATCGAGGCCTGGATCAGCGCGGAAGAACAACAGAAGGAACCGGCGTTGAAGGACTTTATCACGCAAAATGACGCCACACGCGCCGCCTTCGATGCGGCCGCGGAAAAGGCAAAGTTCGAGCAGCAGGTCACCCTTTTCAAAGAAGGTGTCGAGCGTGCCAAGGCAGAAGGCAAACCGCTGCCCACGCGCACCCCCCGCGATCCTGTCGCCTCTCATGAGCGCGCCACCGTGCTGGGGAATCTCTTCAATGGAAAGATTGCGCCGCTCGTCCCCTACGCCATCCGCGGCATCATCTGGTACCAGGGCGAGAGCAATGCGAGCCCGCAACTCACGCGCTTCTACGAGACGCAGCTTCCCCTGCTCATCAAAGACTGGCGCACCCGCTGGAATCAACCGGAGCTGCCCTTCGGATTTGTACAGCTTCCGAACATCCAACGTTCCCCATCGTGGGTCGATGTTCGCGAAGCACAGGACAAGACTCTCAAAACGGTGCCCCACACCGGCATGGCCGTGACCATCGATGTGGGTGAAGTGCGCGATGTGCACCCCAGAAACAAACAAGCCGTGGGCAAACGTCTCGCCGCCTGGGCACTCGGTGACGTCTACAAGGTGAAGGATGTCGTATCCTCAGGGCCGCGCCTCGCCAGTCGTGACGTGAAAGACGGCAAAGTGACCCTCACATTCACCGGTACGGATGGCGGATTGAAGGCCAAAAGCGGCTCGCTTGAGGGCTTCCAAATCGCGGGATCCGACCGCAAGTGGCACACCGCCGATGCAGCCCTGGTAAAGGACACCGTGGTGCTCTCCCATCCGGAAATCGCGCAACCCGTCGCGGCTCGTTATGCGTGGACGGACAACCCCATCGCATCCCTCTACAATGGCGCGGGGCTCCCCGCCGCGCCTTTCCGCACCGATGACTGGAAACAGGAACTCTCCCTGCCTGCCATCTTCTCCGATCACATGGTGCTGCAGTCAGACACCATCATTCCCGTGTGGGGCTGGGCCGTGCCATACGAAGATGTCACCGTGACCTTCAATAGTGTATCCAAAACCATCAAGGCTGATGTCAGCGGCAAGTGGCTGATTCGCCTCGGCAAATTCAAGACCTCCGCGAAGCCCTCCGAAATGGTGGTGAAGACCGCAGCCAAGACCTCCACCATCAAAGATGTGCTCGTGGGTGAAGTGTGGCTCGCCTCGGGCCAGTCAAACATGGCGTACATGTTCTCCCGCGGCCAGTATCCTGAAGAGGAGCGGCAAGCGGCAGCCCTGCCGGAGCTTCGCATGTTCACCGTGAAGCAGAATGCCCAGCGCGCGTTGCAGGCCGATTGCGAGGGCTCATGGGTGATCGCCTCACCAGAAACAGTGGGAACCTTCTCCGCCGTTGCCTACTTCTTCGGGCGCGATCTCCACCTCGCCCTGAAGCAGCCCGTGGGTATGATCAATTCCTCATGGGGCGGTACCGACATCGCCGCATGGACCAGTGAAGACGCCCAGGCCAAGGTACCCGCCCTGAAGGCGAAGCTGAATCAGTGGGCCACCGACGAACTCGCCTACGATGCCGATGCCGTGCACGCGAAGTGGCTGATGGCCGATGAAGCGTGGAAGGTGAAAGTGAAGGACGCCAAGCTGACCGCCGTCAAGCCGCCCGCTCGCCCCAAGCTGAACAAGCAGCCCGCACGCGACCAGAATCATCCGGCAAATCTCTACAATGGCATGATCGCCCCGCTGCTGCCCTACGCGCTTCGGGGCGCCATCTGGTACCAGGGCGAGCACAACTGCTCCGGTCTTGAGAAGGCCACGCTGTACAAGACCCAGCTTCCGTTGCTCGTGAGCGACTGGCGCGCACGTTTTGGCAATCCTGACATGCCCTTCGCCTGGGTGCAGCTCCCGAACTTCCAGCACGTGGGCTACCGTCCTCTCGTGCGCGAAGCGATGCTGGAAAGCCTGAAGGTGAAGAATACTGGCATGGCCATCACGGTGGACATCGGCGAGGCGAATGACAATCACCCCCGCAACAAGCAGGGCGTGGGCCAGCGACTCTCCTACTGGGCGCTCGGCACCGTGTACAAGAAGGACGTACCCGCCACCTCCGGTCCGCTCTACAAGGGCTCGGAAACCCTGAATAGCAAAGTGGTCATCTCCTTCGATCACACCAATGGCGGACTCGTGGCCAAGGATGGACCGCTGAAGAGCTTCCTCATCGCGGGCAAGGACAAGGTGTGGAAACCCGCCACCGCCGTGATTGAAGGCGATAGGATCGCGGTATCCAGTCCTGATACACCCAATCCGGTCGCGGTGCGCTACGCCTGGGAAAGCAGCCCGGTTTGCAATCTCTACAACGGTGCAGGCCTCCCCGCCTCCCCCTTCCGCACAGACACCTGGCCGCTGGAGGACATCTTCGCGCCCAAGCCCGCGGCCGCTGTGGATCTTTCAAAGGACACCGCGCGTCAGGTGGTCATCGCCCAGGGCACGCCGGAGGAGTATCAAGGTCACCCCACCACCGTGCTCCTGCCGGATGGAAAGACCATGTACTGTGTGTGGACCTACAAGCACGGAGGCACCTGTGGACCGCTCAAGCGTAGCGATGATGGCGGCAAGACCTGGAGCCAACTCCTCCCGGTGCCGGAGAGCTGGAAGACCGTGAAGAACTGCCCCTCCATCTACCGCCTCACAGATCCGCAGGGCAAGGTACGCCTGTTTGTCTTCGCCGGTCAGGGACCAGATGGCGCCATGCATCAATCCGTTTCAGAGGACGAAGGCAAGACCTGGTCCCCCATGACTTCGAACAAGCTCACCTGCGTCATGCCCTTCTGCACCATCGTTCCCATCGAAGGTGGAAAGAAGCTGCTTGGCCTCACCAACATCCGCCGCCCCGGCGAGACCAAGGACAAGAAATCCAACATCCTGACCCAGAGCATCTCTGAAGATGGTGGCTTCACGTGGAGCCCCTGGAAGATCATCCTCGACATGGGAGATCTCAAACCTTGCGAACCCCAACTCGTCCGCTCTCCCAATGGCAAACAACTGCTCTGCCTCATCCGCGAGAACGAACAACGAGTAGCGCTCTATATGACCAGCGACAACGAGGGCCAGACCTGGTCCCAAGCCAAGCCCCTTCCCGCCGGCCTGCATGGCGATCGCCATATGGCTCACTACGCAGAGGACGGCAGACTCGTGGTCTGCTTCCGCGACACTGGGCTGAAGAGCCCCACGAAGACTCATTTCGTGGCGTGGGTCGGCAAGTATGAGGACATCATCGCGGGCCGCGATGGGCAGTACCGCCTGAAACTCCTCCACAGCTACAAGGGCGGCGACTGCGGTTACCCCGGGCTGGAACTGCTGCCGGACGGCACCTTCGTCGCGACCACCTACATCAAGTATCGCGAAGGGCCCGAGCAGAACTCCGTGGTCAGCGCCCGCTTCAACCTGCAGGAAACGGACAAGTTAGCCAAGGAGCGCCGATAA
- a CDS encoding sialidase family protein, producing MRYAFLTCLLSLQVFAAEPAIEKLDLFAGGEGGSALYRIPGIVVTTKGTVLAYSEARRKAGSDWGEIEVHLRRSTDGGKTWSAPQHIAHSGERIEGNPHKHDEEGAKEQTVNNPVAIVDRDGKTIHFLYCINYARCFYMRSTDDGLTFSKPVEITSAFEAFRPKCPWNVLATGPGHGIQIKSGRLVVPVWLAYGKKPGDHAPSMAGTIYSADGGTTWKAGEIPLPNEGELKNPNETSVAELSDGRVMLNTRSVSKVSRRLVTTSADGATGWSKPVFDDALWEPICMGGLVAYPKKPGTLIFSNPHSLEVDAEGKPIPGGRGKRRNLSIKISYDDGRTWPVNRTLEEGPSAYSDLAVLPDGTILCFYERDKRLTVARFNLEWLTASHPAQPGSAP from the coding sequence ATGCGCTACGCTTTCCTCACCTGTCTACTTTCCCTGCAAGTCTTCGCCGCTGAACCCGCCATCGAAAAGCTCGACCTCTTCGCCGGTGGCGAAGGCGGCTCGGCCCTCTACCGCATTCCCGGCATCGTCGTCACCACGAAGGGCACCGTACTCGCCTACAGCGAAGCCCGTCGCAAGGCAGGCTCGGACTGGGGCGAGATCGAAGTGCACCTGCGACGCAGCACGGACGGTGGCAAGACGTGGTCGGCACCACAACATATCGCGCACAGCGGTGAGCGCATTGAGGGCAATCCCCACAAGCACGACGAAGAAGGCGCGAAGGAGCAGACCGTGAACAATCCCGTGGCCATCGTCGATCGCGATGGCAAGACCATTCACTTTCTGTACTGCATCAACTACGCGCGCTGCTTCTACATGCGCAGCACGGATGATGGCCTCACGTTCTCGAAACCGGTGGAAATCACCTCGGCGTTCGAGGCCTTCCGCCCGAAGTGCCCGTGGAACGTACTCGCCACCGGTCCCGGCCACGGCATCCAGATCAAAAGCGGACGCCTCGTAGTGCCGGTGTGGCTTGCCTACGGAAAGAAGCCTGGGGACCACGCGCCTTCCATGGCTGGCACCATTTACAGTGCTGATGGAGGCACGACATGGAAAGCTGGCGAGATCCCTCTGCCCAACGAGGGCGAACTCAAGAACCCCAATGAGACCTCCGTCGCCGAACTCTCCGACGGGCGCGTGATGCTGAACACCCGCAGTGTATCCAAGGTCAGCCGTCGCCTCGTCACCACGAGTGCGGATGGCGCTACCGGCTGGAGCAAGCCAGTCTTCGATGATGCCCTGTGGGAACCTATTTGCATGGGTGGCCTCGTGGCCTATCCGAAGAAGCCGGGCACGCTCATTTTCAGCAATCCACACTCCCTCGAAGTCGACGCGGAAGGCAAGCCCATCCCCGGCGGTCGCGGCAAGCGGCGCAATCTCTCCATCAAGATCAGTTACGACGACGGCAGGACTTGGCCAGTGAACCGCACCCTTGAAGAAGGTCCGAGCGCCTACTCCGACCTCGCTGTGCTGCCGGACGGAACCATCCTCTGCTTCTACGAGCGCGATAAGCGCCTCACCGTAGCCCGCTTCAATCTTGAATGGCTCACGGCTTCGCATCCGGCCCAACCTGGTTCTGCCCCCTAG
- a CDS encoding sialidase family protein: protein MKLLACCTFLSLALASTTPARAAEPFLEKLDLFKAGENGYKLQHIPGIVVTAKGTVLAWCEARLKGGDWDQIDILLRRSTDDGKTWSEAKKIANVPGPHTKNPFSLVMKNVDPKDVTYNNPVLIADKDGTVHMLFCVEYMRCFYQQSKDDGLTWSAPVEITSTFEKFKKDYDWKVLATGPNHSIQTKSGRLVVPVWLSTGTGGNAHRPSVTSTIYSDDQGKTWHAGEVAVPCTEEWINPNETVAIELADGSVMLNVRSESKAHRRLVTISKDGATGWSTPKFDDALLEPICMGAIVRYSSEATGGKNRILFSNPDNLKKATGKEEPGKNRDRRNVSVKVSYDEGKTWAVNKSIEPEWSAYSDIAVTKNGTILCFYGRGEKAGFAGDRLTVARFNLEWLTDGKDVSQQK from the coding sequence ATGAAACTCCTCGCTTGTTGTACCTTCCTTTCACTGGCGCTCGCCTCCACCACGCCTGCCCGCGCCGCCGAACCCTTCCTTGAAAAGCTCGACCTCTTCAAGGCCGGCGAAAATGGCTACAAGCTCCAGCACATCCCCGGCATCGTGGTCACCGCCAAAGGGACTGTGCTTGCCTGGTGCGAGGCACGCTTGAAGGGCGGCGACTGGGATCAAATCGACATCCTGCTGCGCCGCTCCACCGATGACGGCAAGACCTGGAGCGAAGCGAAAAAGATCGCGAACGTGCCCGGTCCACACACGAAAAATCCCTTCTCGTTGGTGATGAAGAACGTGGACCCTAAGGACGTGACTTACAACAACCCGGTTCTCATCGCAGACAAGGACGGCACGGTGCACATGCTCTTTTGCGTTGAGTACATGCGCTGCTTCTACCAGCAGAGCAAAGATGACGGCCTCACGTGGAGCGCACCGGTCGAGATCACGAGCACGTTTGAGAAGTTCAAAAAGGACTATGACTGGAAGGTGCTCGCCACGGGTCCAAATCACAGCATCCAAACGAAAAGCGGCAGACTCGTAGTGCCTGTGTGGCTCTCCACTGGAACAGGTGGGAATGCGCATCGGCCTTCCGTAACCTCCACCATCTACAGCGATGACCAGGGCAAGACCTGGCACGCGGGTGAAGTCGCCGTACCCTGCACGGAGGAATGGATCAATCCGAATGAGACCGTGGCCATCGAGCTCGCGGACGGCAGTGTGATGCTGAATGTACGCAGCGAATCGAAGGCCCATCGCCGCCTTGTCACCATCAGCAAGGACGGCGCCACCGGCTGGAGCACGCCGAAATTTGATGACGCCTTGCTCGAGCCCATCTGCATGGGTGCCATCGTGCGCTACTCCTCGGAAGCCACCGGCGGCAAAAACCGCATCCTCTTCAGCAACCCGGACAACCTCAAGAAGGCCACTGGCAAGGAAGAACCCGGCAAGAATCGCGACCGCCGCAATGTCTCTGTGAAAGTCAGCTATGACGAAGGCAAGACTTGGGCCGTCAACAAATCCATCGAACCCGAGTGGAGCGCGTATAGCGACATCGCTGTGACCAAGAATGGCACCATCCTCTGCTTCTACGGACGCGGAGAGAAGGCTGGCTTCGCCGGTGACCGTCTCACCGTAGCTCGCTTCAACCTGGAGTGGCTCACGGATGGCAAGGATGTGTCTCAGCAGAAGTAG
- a CDS encoding RraA family protein: protein MSSTRPITHADLLQLKRWNTPTIYNGWEQVTKRNIAREAFNPEETRDFMPQMGPMVGYAVTVVIQPGEKSHRDENPKGWTEYRDYVASIPGPKIVIVQDLDKPNTYGAFWGEVNSNMHRALGCVGTITDGAIRDLDEMTNAGFKALARRLCVGHAYSHPVRWNCEVEVFGRKVSPGDLIHADKHGFLVVPEHEQPNLLEASRFMDANECLTVIPAARDTAGKSTREILDGLNAAAAKFGENVKEKFQRHGEW from the coding sequence ATGAGTTCAACCCGCCCCATCACCCACGCCGACCTCCTTCAACTGAAACGCTGGAACACCCCCACCATCTACAATGGTTGGGAACAGGTCACCAAGCGCAACATCGCACGCGAAGCCTTCAACCCTGAAGAGACGCGCGACTTCATGCCCCAGATGGGCCCCATGGTGGGCTACGCTGTAACAGTTGTCATCCAGCCAGGTGAGAAGAGCCATCGCGATGAGAACCCCAAAGGCTGGACCGAATATCGCGACTATGTGGCCAGCATTCCCGGACCCAAGATCGTGATCGTGCAGGATCTCGACAAGCCCAACACCTACGGTGCCTTCTGGGGCGAGGTGAACAGCAACATGCACCGCGCCCTCGGTTGCGTGGGCACCATCACGGACGGCGCCATTCGCGACCTCGACGAAATGACCAATGCCGGGTTCAAGGCCCTCGCCCGCCGCCTCTGCGTGGGGCATGCCTACTCCCACCCCGTGCGTTGGAATTGCGAAGTGGAGGTCTTCGGCCGCAAGGTATCGCCGGGAGATCTCATTCATGCGGACAAGCACGGTTTCCTTGTGGTGCCGGAGCATGAGCAACCCAACCTGCTGGAGGCATCCCGCTTCATGGATGCCAATGAGTGCTTGACCGTCATTCCCGCTGCTCGCGACACCGCGGGCAAGAGCACGCGGGAGATTCTCGACGGACTCAACGCCGCTGCCGCGAAGTTTGGTGAGAACGTCAAAGAGAAGTTCCAGCGTCATGGTGAGTGGTGA
- a CDS encoding sialidase family protein — MFRFAISTLVLALVASTHGEESAAYRIEHQTILTGKKGLHFTQSRTAIIAGTPQQVILTTQETELTGAHGYRDMLHVFSEDLGRAWKTPVHIENLRRARQADGYDIVIGDVCPQWHAKTGVVLATGKTFNFRDGKTEDRARERVSYTVYDPKTQAWSGLNIVQLPEKDREGRPMLEANAGCHQRFDLENGEILLPIRYRKDPKTRQYTTIVARCGFDGKTLTYKEHGSELTTGDAGGRGLYEPSVAGIDGSYFVTMRADKSAFVARSKDGINYEPIVEWRYDDGQVLGSYNTQQHWVTHSDGLYLVYTRRGANNDHVFRHRAPLFIAQVDLEKLCVLRKTEQVLMPETGVDLGNFGVMDLNPQETWVVTSEASFPKDRLDEANRVLLARIHWAKPNETATAKLGSSK; from the coding sequence ATGTTTCGCTTCGCCATTTCTACGCTTGTACTTGCCTTGGTCGCTTCTACCCATGGGGAGGAGTCGGCTGCCTATCGCATTGAGCACCAGACGATCCTCACGGGGAAAAAGGGACTGCACTTCACGCAGTCTCGCACCGCGATCATCGCCGGCACTCCCCAGCAAGTCATCCTCACTACCCAGGAGACGGAACTCACCGGCGCGCATGGCTATCGTGACATGCTCCATGTCTTCAGCGAGGATCTCGGGCGCGCGTGGAAAACACCTGTCCACATCGAGAACCTGCGCCGGGCCAGGCAGGCAGATGGATATGACATCGTCATTGGCGATGTGTGTCCGCAGTGGCACGCGAAGACCGGCGTCGTGTTGGCCACGGGAAAGACCTTCAACTTCCGCGATGGCAAGACGGAGGACCGGGCTCGGGAGCGGGTGTCCTACACCGTATACGACCCCAAGACGCAGGCATGGAGTGGGCTGAACATCGTGCAACTCCCCGAGAAGGATCGCGAGGGCAGACCCATGCTGGAGGCGAATGCGGGCTGCCATCAGCGCTTTGATCTGGAGAACGGCGAGATCCTTCTGCCCATCCGCTATCGAAAGGATCCCAAGACCCGCCAGTATACCACCATCGTGGCGCGCTGTGGTTTTGATGGGAAAACGCTCACCTACAAGGAACACGGTTCGGAACTCACCACGGGGGACGCCGGCGGACGCGGCCTGTACGAGCCCTCAGTGGCTGGTATTGACGGCAGCTACTTCGTCACCATGCGCGCAGACAAGTCTGCCTTCGTGGCGCGCAGCAAGGATGGCATCAATTACGAACCCATCGTCGAGTGGAGGTATGACGACGGCCAAGTGCTCGGCAGCTACAATACCCAGCAGCACTGGGTGACACACAGTGACGGACTTTATCTTGTCTACACCCGACGCGGCGCGAACAACGACCACGTCTTTCGTCATCGTGCCCCGCTCTTCATTGCGCAGGTGGACCTTGAAAAGCTGTGTGTACTGCGCAAGACGGAGCAGGTGCTCATGCCAGAGACGGGCGTCGACCTCGGAAACTTCGGTGTGATGGACCTGAACCCGCAGGAAACCTGGGTCGTCACCTCCGAAGCGAGCTTTCCCAAAGATCGCCTGGATGAAGCCAATCGCGTCCTCCTCGCCCGCATCCATTGGGCGAAGCCGAATGAAACTGCAACCGCGAAACTCGGCTCTTCAAAATAG
- a CDS encoding sialidase family protein, which yields MKASLLFLACVIVSVTANIPCAWSAEPAPALPPLPIAETVSIQQMQLRTAALPPELKLRESLGLVTAAAIEGQVVHRTKSRILETRATITPNGDFLLLFPEGDHYAKSKGEKMNVMLAYRSKDRGLTWQGPTVAYDIPYSQHGFIPFIPKGTNRIYAFGTQPIPDKYSWKDGQQENAPIGYRYSDDDGHTWSEVALIKPQNDPGFLGMSVMRMTETDAGTWLLGSHLADWSVKPLKTKQYLLRSEDKGKTWTLLPGSRPNGWYAEGFDRMDEGRPINLGKGKVLFMTRTPQGHLFTAWSEDDGKTWTKPSPCPLVHPDAPPMLFPLSDGKTLAAFHHRRVPKTKPGELSDKAETMKMRTELWISTTADGGHTWTEPRFAMVNAVEANLAVGGFNHQCSYLDAFMDGEVMHLFLPHRWQQVLHLTLKESAIPYLPTQGDLEREAAKVTAR from the coding sequence ATGAAAGCTTCCTTACTCTTCCTGGCCTGTGTCATTGTCTCTGTCACTGCGAACATTCCATGTGCATGGTCGGCAGAACCGGCACCAGCGCTGCCGCCTCTGCCCATCGCGGAAACAGTTTCCATTCAGCAGATGCAACTCCGCACCGCGGCACTGCCTCCTGAGCTGAAGCTCCGTGAGTCGCTCGGTCTGGTCACTGCCGCAGCCATCGAAGGGCAGGTGGTGCATCGCACGAAGTCACGCATTCTCGAAACACGCGCGACCATCACGCCCAACGGCGACTTCCTCCTGCTCTTCCCTGAAGGTGATCACTATGCCAAGAGCAAGGGCGAGAAGATGAATGTCATGCTCGCCTATCGCTCCAAGGATCGCGGCCTCACGTGGCAGGGACCCACCGTGGCGTATGACATCCCCTACAGCCAGCATGGTTTCATCCCCTTCATCCCCAAAGGCACCAACCGCATCTACGCCTTCGGCACACAACCCATCCCGGACAAATATTCGTGGAAGGATGGCCAGCAGGAGAATGCGCCCATCGGCTATCGCTATTCTGATGATGACGGCCACACCTGGTCCGAAGTGGCGCTCATCAAGCCGCAGAACGATCCCGGTTTCCTTGGTATGTCTGTCATGCGCATGACAGAGACCGATGCCGGCACGTGGCTGCTGGGCTCGCACCTTGCGGATTGGTCGGTGAAGCCCCTCAAGACCAAACAATACCTCCTGCGCTCGGAGGACAAGGGCAAGACCTGGACCCTGCTCCCCGGTTCGCGGCCGAATGGATGGTACGCGGAGGGATTCGACCGCATGGATGAAGGTCGCCCCATCAATCTCGGCAAGGGTAAGGTGCTCTTCATGACCCGCACGCCGCAGGGCCATCTCTTCACCGCGTGGAGCGAGGATGATGGCAAGACCTGGACCAAGCCCTCCCCCTGCCCGCTCGTGCACCCCGATGCTCCGCCCATGCTCTTCCCGCTCTCGGATGGGAAGACACTCGCCGCCTTCCATCATCGCCGTGTGCCCAAGACCAAGCCGGGCGAACTGAGTGACAAGGCAGAGACCATGAAGATGCGCACGGAGCTGTGGATCTCCACGACCGCGGATGGCGGGCACACCTGGACAGAACCGCGCTTTGCCATGGTGAATGCCGTGGAGGCAAATCTCGCGGTGGGCGGCTTCAATCACCAGTGCTCCTATCTGGATGCCTTCATGGATGGTGAAGTCATGCACCTCTTCCTGCCGCATCGCTGGCAGCAGGTGCTCCATCTCACATTGAAGGAGTCGGCGATTCCATATCTTCCCACCCAGGGAGATTTGGAGCGCGAAGCGGCTAAGGTCACTGCGCGATAA